In one window of Fibrobacter sp. UWB15 DNA:
- a CDS encoding glycosyl hydrolase, with protein sequence MNTYKFLTATALAFSTYSMAAAIRVEAEDAVPADDHKIETLTDAKASGGKYVEMGEGDLAFTVNMPSDGYYTLYVSYKLPTNRGSKTQNLTLNGSSAGQVTFGVSDDFKVLKAAGKVKLKKGENAIGIVHSWGWVAVDYIEVSEYEATPWNISPTPVTPEPTESAQKLYNFLLSNFGKRTISGVMTERPFENNGQYTPQDFDTQTELSYINKASGKNVVLVGFDFLHSSGKSSDQQWYQGYTHASLEMAKTVWKKGGIPQFNWHWKDPMHDVEAFYTESSGNTPFTEFSIGLAYDTTTGKWKTDSDEYKALMRDMEMIADSLLTLQKEGVAVLWRPLHEASGKWFWWGTDGAKACVALYKLMFDTFVNKKDLHNLIWVWTTDEAPDALDWYPGDEYVDVVGRDYYYYPREANHASLVSSFEKVKEMYGAKKIVTLSENGSVPYPDEMKADGANWSWFMPWYGDYAMEGWANDNNAESWKTVMNNDYIITLEDMPGWDKYEMQPTAIATSKKASPAVRLVGRDLQVNLSADAAQVSIYDLQGNRVLVRKMSQNGTIALSRLARGPYLVKIQANGLTQSLKITLK encoded by the coding sequence ATGAATACCTACAAGTTTTTGACCGCGACAGCGCTCGCTTTTTCGACCTACTCCATGGCAGCGGCCATCCGCGTCGAAGCCGAAGACGCCGTACCTGCCGACGACCACAAAATCGAGACATTGACCGACGCAAAAGCCTCGGGCGGCAAATATGTCGAAATGGGCGAAGGCGACCTCGCATTCACCGTCAACATGCCAAGCGACGGCTACTACACGCTGTACGTGAGCTACAAACTCCCCACCAATCGCGGCAGCAAAACCCAGAATCTGACTTTGAACGGAAGCTCCGCCGGTCAGGTGACCTTCGGAGTTTCCGATGATTTTAAGGTCCTCAAGGCGGCGGGTAAAGTCAAGCTAAAAAAAGGTGAAAACGCCATCGGGATTGTCCATTCCTGGGGATGGGTGGCCGTTGACTACATTGAAGTTTCAGAATACGAGGCGACCCCCTGGAACATCAGCCCGACGCCTGTAACGCCTGAACCCACCGAAAGCGCCCAGAAGCTCTACAACTTCTTGCTCAGCAATTTCGGCAAGCGCACCATCAGCGGCGTGATGACCGAACGCCCGTTCGAAAACAACGGGCAGTACACCCCGCAAGATTTCGACACCCAGACCGAACTCAGCTACATCAACAAAGCGAGCGGCAAGAACGTGGTGCTCGTCGGTTTCGACTTCTTGCATTCTTCCGGCAAGAGTTCTGACCAGCAATGGTATCAAGGCTATACGCATGCCTCCTTGGAAATGGCAAAGACCGTATGGAAAAAGGGCGGCATTCCGCAATTCAACTGGCACTGGAAAGACCCGATGCACGACGTGGAAGCGTTTTATACCGAATCTAGCGGCAACACGCCTTTTACCGAATTCAGCATCGGACTTGCTTACGACACCACCACCGGCAAGTGGAAAACCGACAGCGACGAATACAAGGCCCTTATGCGCGACATGGAAATGATTGCCGATTCGCTTTTGACACTCCAAAAAGAAGGCGTTGCCGTGCTGTGGCGCCCGCTGCATGAAGCGAGCGGAAAGTGGTTCTGGTGGGGGACCGACGGTGCTAAAGCCTGTGTTGCCTTGTACAAGCTCATGTTTGACACCTTCGTGAACAAGAAAGACCTGCATAACCTGATTTGGGTCTGGACCACCGACGAAGCCCCCGATGCGCTGGACTGGTACCCAGGCGACGAATACGTAGACGTCGTAGGCCGCGACTATTACTACTACCCCCGCGAAGCAAACCACGCCTCGCTCGTGAGTTCCTTCGAAAAAGTCAAGGAAATGTACGGCGCCAAAAAGATCGTCACCTTGTCCGAAAACGGCTCCGTGCCCTACCCCGACGAAATGAAGGCCGATGGCGCGAACTGGAGCTGGTTCATGCCGTGGTACGGCGACTACGCCATGGAAGGCTGGGCAAACGACAACAACGCCGAAAGCTGGAAGACCGTGATGAACAACGATTACATCATCACGCTCGAAGACATGCCCGGCTGGGACAAGTACGAAATGCAGCCGACCGCAATCGCCACCTCCAAGAAAGCCTCCCCCGCAGTCCGGCTTGTCGGTCGCGATTTGCAGGTAAATCTGAGCGCTGACGCGGCTCAAGTTTCGATTTACGATTTGCAAGGAAACCGCGTGCTCGTAAGAAAAATGAGCCAGAACGGCACGATTGCGCTTTCACGCCTCGCCCGCGGACCGTACCTAGTAAAAATTCAGGCGAACGGATTGACTCAGAGCCTCAAAATCACGCTAAAATAG
- a CDS encoding glycosyl hydrolase, protein MGCKLLAALSAFSVVSAFAAPTMYEAEDLPGASVAEGAEFSGGKYAKTADPSGITFTVKVEETAVYDITTKVLIKQYDWTTSKIAVNGVDVGSMLTTPRNCDSSYVVSASAKMKAGENKITVGNQALGVDYITVERHPDPTFNIGTAPVTPNASESAKKLYSFLRENFGKKTVSGMMISDQNFNYDYGNMRLIPPGGCTPADSCKFSDEEVSWKGQTDIAEFYKRSGHYPAIGGFDMLFAAGGHHEEGWFKGYTENNLLMTEDLWNMGGIPTYTWHWKVGEDTVFYTQGTPAGFNNPGCTEGVMGTSNTNTCFNYTKAFKGDKCQEIDETSQEYKDIVADVDIVSGYFKQLQDKGIAVVWRPLHEASGGWFWWGVASAECYVQLYRLVFDRMVKTNKLTNLIWVWNINTDPKFGYDYSALNAAWYPGDAYVDIVAVDIYDPLNDHNSAANYYNKIVSDVGTSKMIALSENGAIPDIDSIAEDKAYWSYWMTWSQTWSGNFLEKTPADMWKRNLDDERIIALDDMPGWDNVNAGTTPIRSVITNKLNIALQGNNLSITVPQAGHTSIALFDMLGHKVVSLAKGNLPAGSLQFSLDGIARGNYIVRAKNGTMNYAQRIQVK, encoded by the coding sequence ATGGGATGTAAATTACTCGCGGCGCTGTCCGCATTCTCCGTGGTGTCTGCGTTTGCAGCCCCCACCATGTACGAAGCCGAAGATTTGCCTGGCGCAAGCGTTGCCGAAGGCGCCGAATTTTCGGGCGGAAAGTACGCAAAGACCGCAGACCCGAGCGGCATCACGTTCACCGTCAAGGTTGAAGAAACCGCCGTCTACGATATTACCACCAAGGTTTTAATCAAGCAATACGACTGGACCACCTCTAAAATCGCGGTCAACGGAGTGGATGTGGGTTCCATGCTCACCACCCCGCGCAACTGCGATTCGAGTTACGTGGTTTCGGCATCGGCCAAGATGAAGGCCGGCGAAAACAAGATTACCGTAGGGAACCAGGCTCTCGGCGTGGACTACATTACCGTCGAACGCCACCCCGACCCGACATTCAACATCGGAACTGCACCAGTCACGCCGAACGCCAGCGAAAGCGCCAAGAAACTCTACTCCTTCCTGCGCGAAAACTTCGGCAAAAAGACCGTTAGCGGCATGATGATTAGCGACCAAAATTTCAACTACGATTACGGCAACATGCGACTCATTCCGCCTGGCGGCTGCACGCCCGCGGACTCTTGCAAGTTCAGCGACGAAGAAGTCTCGTGGAAGGGCCAGACCGACATCGCCGAATTCTACAAGCGTAGCGGCCACTACCCCGCTATCGGCGGCTTCGACATGCTCTTTGCCGCAGGCGGCCACCATGAAGAAGGCTGGTTCAAGGGCTACACCGAAAACAACTTGCTCATGACCGAAGACTTGTGGAACATGGGCGGCATTCCGACTTATACTTGGCACTGGAAGGTCGGCGAAGACACCGTATTCTACACGCAGGGCACTCCCGCAGGCTTTAACAACCCCGGCTGCACCGAAGGCGTCATGGGCACTTCGAACACAAACACCTGCTTTAACTACACCAAGGCTTTCAAGGGCGACAAGTGCCAAGAAATTGATGAAACCTCACAGGAATACAAGGACATCGTCGCCGACGTGGACATTGTCTCGGGCTACTTCAAGCAACTGCAAGACAAGGGAATCGCCGTCGTGTGGCGCCCACTTCACGAAGCAAGCGGTGGCTGGTTCTGGTGGGGAGTCGCAAGCGCCGAATGCTATGTACAGCTGTACCGCCTGGTATTCGATCGCATGGTCAAGACCAATAAGCTCACCAACCTAATCTGGGTCTGGAACATCAATACCGACCCGAAATTCGGTTACGACTACAGCGCTCTGAATGCGGCCTGGTACCCGGGCGATGCATACGTAGACATTGTCGCAGTCGATATTTACGACCCGCTGAATGACCACAATTCTGCAGCCAATTACTACAACAAGATTGTGAGCGACGTGGGCACAAGCAAGATGATTGCCTTGAGCGAAAACGGTGCTATTCCGGACATCGACAGCATTGCCGAAGACAAGGCTTATTGGAGCTACTGGATGACCTGGAGCCAGACCTGGAGCGGAAACTTCTTGGAAAAGACTCCTGCCGACATGTGGAAGCGTAACCTGGACGACGAACGCATTATCGCTCTCGACGACATGCCCGGCTGGGATAACGTAAACGCCGGCACCACCCCAATTCGCAGTGTAATCACAAACAAATTAAACATTGCGTTACAAGGCAATAACTTGAGCATTACCGTTCCGCAAGCAGGCCACACAAGCATCGCCCTGTTTGACATGCTCGGCCACAAAGTTGTAAGCCTTGCCAAGGGCAACCTGCCCGCAGGCTCTCTGCAATTCAGCCTCGACGGAATCGCCCGCGGCAACTACATCGTTCGCGCCAAGAACGGCACCATGAACTACGCACAGAGAATTCAGGTGAAATAA
- a CDS encoding aldose 1-epimerase has translation MSQFKLIFRPLGTIPCFVLQRDDGAEFEILNGFGCGLNGWRVPVENQQNTRTSTMLDLLYGYKDEPTLRKISPDTNAGCRLTPFPGRTAYAKFTWQGKTYELVNNVSWAPHALHGFLQNKEWEFESFESEADSCTAVFTCDWPGAFAGFPFPFRATNTITFTGESVSITSTVKNVGNTDMPYSEGWHPYFTLGEKIDNLTMKLPSCSLALLDKADIPTGEFKEDSRFESGRKINDEFINDCFCLEKDVTELKANGSDFINNAHVSLESDNYSLDIWQKAGVEQYNAIQIYTPPDRMSIAIEPMTAEPDALNHHRGLIVIPPGEERTFTFGFRFHEKTGIEL, from the coding sequence ATGAGCCAATTCAAACTAATTTTCCGCCCCTTGGGCACCATCCCCTGTTTCGTGCTTCAACGCGATGACGGAGCCGAATTTGAAATTCTGAACGGTTTTGGCTGCGGACTCAACGGTTGGCGAGTCCCCGTAGAAAATCAGCAAAATACCCGAACCTCGACAATGCTCGATTTGCTTTACGGCTACAAAGACGAACCTACCCTTAGAAAAATTTCTCCTGACACAAATGCCGGTTGCAGGCTCACCCCCTTCCCCGGCCGCACTGCCTACGCCAAATTCACCTGGCAGGGCAAGACTTACGAACTTGTGAACAACGTAAGCTGGGCTCCGCATGCCCTGCACGGATTCTTGCAGAACAAGGAATGGGAATTCGAATCTTTTGAAAGCGAAGCAGACAGTTGCACCGCCGTATTCACTTGTGACTGGCCGGGTGCATTTGCCGGTTTCCCGTTTCCCTTCCGTGCCACAAACACCATCACCTTCACGGGCGAAAGCGTTTCGATTACCTCGACCGTCAAAAACGTCGGCAACACCGATATGCCCTATTCCGAAGGCTGGCACCCGTACTTTACTTTGGGCGAAAAGATTGACAACTTGACCATGAAATTGCCCAGTTGCTCGCTTGCCCTGTTGGACAAGGCGGACATTCCAACCGGCGAATTCAAGGAAGACTCCCGTTTCGAAAGCGGCCGCAAGATTAACGACGAATTTATTAACGACTGTTTCTGCCTTGAAAAAGATGTCACGGAATTGAAGGCCAACGGTTCTGACTTTATCAACAACGCTCACGTATCGCTCGAAAGCGACAACTATTCGCTTGATATTTGGCAGAAGGCCGGTGTCGAGCAATATAACGCAATCCAGATCTACACTCCGCCTGACCGCATGAGCATCGCTATCGAGCCCATGACTGCAGAGCCCGATGCATTGAACCATCACCGCGGCCTCATCGTAATTCCGCCTGGTGAAGAACGCACGTTTACATTCGGGTTCCGATTCCACGAAAAAACGGGCATCGAGTTATAA
- the mnmE gene encoding tRNA uridine-5-carboxymethylaminomethyl(34) synthesis GTPase MnmE has product MKVLGAFAIFAAMDSQTIVAPMTPTGVSAVAALRVSGSQVRLVVERLFGTKTAKALVPRMANLGTARDPESGKVLDSLLFIYFESPNSYTGEDVLELYPHGNPLIVRDLLQAIRRIEGVRLAEPGEYTRRAFLNGKMDLTQAESVADVIHSANRAELENAHRLLGGALSKKIATLTAQVKDISARLELDVDFAEEEADPDFAGWETRFVSIRESIQQILNSFRGKANLSRLPLAVLYGAPNAGKSSLVNALLGEDRVLVSNVPGTTRDFVEVRLFLEGGEIRLVDTAGIAEHATDELDALSMKKSREILEEADLKILVLDGTDSTEPVVQPDFIVHSKCDLRESLPKTGICISSKTGAGLAELKSVMNSALFKKRENEEDLWITSEREKACLEDAYAGVNRVLRLLQTNPAVELLAFEMQLVRRALQSITGEISSEDILQSIFAGFCIGK; this is encoded by the coding sequence ATGAAGGTCTTGGGTGCTTTTGCTATCTTTGCCGCCATGGATTCCCAGACGATTGTAGCCCCGATGACGCCTACGGGCGTGAGTGCCGTAGCGGCCCTCCGAGTGAGTGGTTCGCAGGTGCGTTTGGTGGTGGAACGCCTGTTTGGAACGAAGACTGCCAAGGCTCTTGTGCCCCGCATGGCAAACCTCGGCACGGCCCGCGACCCGGAATCGGGCAAGGTGCTCGATAGCCTCTTGTTCATTTATTTTGAATCGCCCAATTCTTACACCGGCGAAGACGTGCTGGAACTTTACCCGCACGGAAACCCGCTGATCGTGCGCGACTTGCTGCAGGCGATTCGCCGCATCGAAGGCGTGCGCCTGGCCGAACCGGGCGAATACACGCGCCGTGCCTTCTTGAACGGCAAGATGGACTTGACCCAGGCCGAATCGGTGGCCGACGTGATTCACAGCGCAAACCGCGCGGAACTGGAGAACGCTCACCGCTTGCTGGGCGGCGCGCTTTCGAAAAAGATTGCGACGCTCACGGCACAGGTGAAAGACATCTCGGCCCGCCTTGAACTCGACGTGGACTTTGCCGAAGAAGAAGCCGACCCCGATTTTGCAGGCTGGGAGACGCGCTTTGTCTCTATCCGAGAATCTATCCAGCAGATTTTGAACAGCTTCCGCGGAAAGGCGAACCTGAGCCGCTTGCCGCTGGCAGTTCTCTATGGCGCCCCGAATGCGGGCAAGTCGAGCCTAGTGAATGCACTCCTCGGCGAAGACCGCGTGCTCGTGAGCAATGTGCCGGGCACCACGCGCGACTTTGTCGAAGTCCGACTCTTCTTGGAAGGCGGCGAAATCCGCCTGGTCGATACCGCAGGCATTGCAGAGCATGCCACCGACGAACTCGATGCGCTCAGCATGAAAAAGTCCCGCGAGATTTTGGAAGAGGCGGACCTCAAGATTTTAGTCCTCGACGGTACGGATTCGACCGAGCCGGTTGTCCAGCCTGATTTTATAGTCCACTCCAAGTGCGACTTGCGGGAGTCCCTGCCTAAAACGGGGATCTGCATTTCGTCCAAGACGGGTGCGGGCCTTGCCGAGCTCAAGAGCGTCATGAATTCCGCCTTGTTCAAAAAACGTGAAAATGAAGAAGACCTCTGGATTACAAGCGAACGCGAAAAGGCATGCCTCGAAGACGCTTATGCCGGCGTGAACCGAGTGCTCCGCCTGCTCCAGACAAATCCGGCGGTGGAACT
- a CDS encoding glycosyl hydrolase, with product MEFTKTLLAFGLAAAASASAAQYEAEDGTLTKDAAVASNTEASGGKYVKMNGGDITFPAVTVEKAGQYSVVVHYMNNYGGDKINYVGVGSTTSQVSFPVTDKGKFVDVETVLTLSAGANTIAITNSWGWIDVDYIEVKEFEAKAFTLCNAPVTKNATPSAIKLYNFLVNNFGKKTISGVMTGNMDAYTIGDATQHEDVQAVYKAGGKYPALIGADLMNATGANKDEGWFQQYTEKAIDIAKTTWKKGGIPAFTWHWRPGDEVEFYVKGAHDTYTEFDFSEAFIKGSTTWDTTSAAYKAIVGDIDYVSQIFLDLQKEGVAAIFRPLHESGGNWFWWSINTGKQFVALYQLLYERMVFKNGVNNLIWDFNPQDASKLSWTPGETYYDVLSVDIYNKANDHQSNSAAFIDFANKGGTNKIIALSENGPIPDVDNMYAENAPWSWWMPWYESWSAGFVSQTAESVWKKNLADERIITLDEMPGWDNYNEAVSATKACPTSTENAKYGAGEATPEDYKNLMMAVTYTALNDSGANIELKKVPNLTGATTVSLKITNNGSGGADNGIWVGLAFVRNGMKDDAWTWEMSTSTGCWINDGASATCEFDITKYEDDDKVEHPIDLDNLFSVTLMVAAVGFEGTVIFDELVADNGKVISAFDKKTELFTAADQSKGHIAKIELVDETGAPAAIKPVVAKASASAKLGVSGKTVSLTTAKAGMVAVEVFGMNGKRVATLYKGNLAAGTSAFSLADMPKGRYIVRVKGAGIAATQPVLIK from the coding sequence ATGGAATTTACTAAAACCCTTCTCGCATTCGGCCTTGCCGCTGCAGCATCTGCAAGTGCGGCGCAGTACGAAGCCGAAGACGGAACACTCACCAAAGACGCAGCTGTCGCCTCCAATACCGAAGCATCGGGCGGCAAGTACGTCAAGATGAACGGCGGCGACATCACGTTCCCCGCTGTTACCGTCGAGAAAGCCGGCCAATACAGCGTAGTGGTCCACTACATGAACAACTACGGTGGCGACAAGATCAACTATGTCGGTGTCGGCAGTACTACCTCTCAGGTTTCCTTCCCGGTTACAGACAAAGGCAAGTTTGTCGATGTCGAAACCGTCCTTACACTTTCAGCAGGCGCAAACACGATCGCCATTACCAATAGCTGGGGCTGGATCGATGTGGACTACATCGAAGTCAAGGAATTTGAAGCCAAGGCATTCACCCTTTGCAACGCTCCCGTTACCAAGAATGCCACCCCGTCTGCAATCAAGCTTTATAATTTCCTGGTCAACAACTTTGGCAAGAAGACGATTTCTGGCGTGATGACCGGTAACATGGACGCCTACACCATTGGCGATGCCACCCAGCACGAAGACGTGCAAGCAGTTTACAAGGCCGGCGGCAAATACCCGGCACTCATCGGTGCAGACCTCATGAACGCAACCGGCGCCAACAAGGACGAAGGCTGGTTCCAGCAGTACACCGAAAAGGCTATCGATATCGCAAAAACCACCTGGAAGAAGGGCGGCATTCCGGCCTTCACGTGGCACTGGCGCCCGGGTGACGAAGTTGAATTTTACGTGAAGGGTGCTCATGACACCTACACCGAATTCGACTTCTCCGAAGCATTCATCAAGGGTTCCACCACTTGGGATACGACTTCTGCCGCCTACAAGGCGATTGTCGGAGATATCGACTACGTTTCCCAGATTTTCTTGGACCTCCAGAAAGAAGGCGTTGCCGCCATCTTCCGCCCGTTGCATGAATCCGGCGGAAACTGGTTCTGGTGGAGCATCAATACGGGCAAGCAGTTTGTCGCCCTCTACCAGTTGCTCTACGAACGCATGGTGTTCAAGAACGGCGTGAACAACTTGATTTGGGACTTTAACCCGCAAGACGCCTCCAAGCTTTCCTGGACTCCGGGCGAAACCTACTACGACGTTCTTAGCGTTGACATTTACAACAAGGCAAACGATCACCAGAGCAACAGCGCTGCATTCATCGACTTTGCCAACAAGGGCGGTACCAACAAGATTATCGCCCTCAGCGAAAACGGCCCGATTCCCGATGTCGACAACATGTACGCAGAAAACGCCCCCTGGAGCTGGTGGATGCCGTGGTACGAATCCTGGTCTGCAGGCTTCGTGAGTCAAACCGCCGAAAGCGTATGGAAGAAGAACCTCGCCGACGAACGAATCATCACGCTCGACGAAATGCCGGGTTGGGACAACTATAATGAAGCAGTCTCTGCAACAAAGGCATGCCCGACCTCGACCGAAAACGCCAAGTACGGTGCCGGCGAAGCAACTCCCGAAGACTACAAGAACCTGATGATGGCCGTGACCTACACTGCCTTGAACGACAGCGGTGCAAACATCGAACTCAAAAAGGTTCCGAACCTCACCGGTGCAACGACAGTTTCGTTGAAGATTACAAATAACGGTTCCGGCGGTGCAGACAATGGCATCTGGGTTGGTCTCGCCTTTGTAAGAAACGGCATGAAGGACGACGCCTGGACATGGGAAATGTCTACCTCCACCGGCTGCTGGATTAACGACGGAGCCTCTGCTACTTGCGAATTCGACATCACCAAGTACGAAGATGACGACAAGGTAGAACATCCGATCGATCTCGACAACCTCTTCTCTGTAACGCTCATGGTTGCAGCAGTAGGCTTCGAAGGAACCGTGATTTTCGACGAACTCGTCGCCGACAACGGCAAGGTGATTTCCGCATTCGACAAGAAGACCGAACTCTTCACCGCCGCCGACCAGAGCAAGGGTCATATCGCAAAGATCGAACTCGTCGACGAAACGGGCGCACCTGCCGCCATCAAGCCGGTGGTCGCCAAGGCAAGCGCCTCCGCCAAGCTCGGCGTCTCGGGCAAGACCGTCTCGCTCACTACCGCCAAGGCTGGCATGGTTGCCGTCGAAGTGTTCGGTATGAACGGCAAGCGCGTGGCAACGCTCTACAAGGGTAACCTCGCCGCAGGCACCAGCGCATTCAGCCTCGCCGACATGCCCAAGGGCCGCTACATCGTGCGCGTCAAGGGCGCAGGCATTGCCGCTACCCAGCCGGTATTAATCAAGTAA